Below is a genomic region from Borrelia sp. P9F1.
TTATTGCATCTATTATACTAGTCTTACCAACTCCATCCACACCCTCTAGTACATAAAAGTTACTAAGTAACCTACACCTATTCACAAGTCAATCTTAACATTTACGGCAAAAAATATCAAAATGTGTTAAAATAAGAATGAATCTTAGTTACTAATGTGTTTAAATGAATTCACTATAAATAAACCCCCTTCACCTAATAGGGAGTCTTCATGTTTTTATCTACTATACCCCAAAAAGACTCAAGCCCCACAAGGGGGCTTTTCATCTTAGCTAAATCCAATAGTAAGAAGACATTATAGGAATCTACCAAAGGTAGATTAAAAACACCTTTTCTTAACTATTGTACTCAGTATAAATTAAACCTTAAAAAGACTCAAGCCCCCAAAAGCTTTATGAACCCTTTAACACAGTATATAGCAGTGGCACGAGCGTTAAGAAAAGCCCAATGTTGAGTGTGATAATAGTTCCAAACATCCAACTGTGTAGCTTTAAAGTACCCTTAATCTCCATCTTGGTCATGGCAATTTCATTCCTTACCATAGCAATCTCATTCTTTAAGTTATCCTCTAACCTACCCAGCTTTAAGTCGAATTTACTCTCTAGATGTTCCAAGTCCTTGTATGTAAGCTGATTGTGGTAATACCGCTTAGATA
It encodes:
- the bdr gene encoding Bdr family repetitive protein is translated as MQAQALKAEPFTEQVTQEVIYEEFVNLGMREFVADNLSKRYYHNQLTYKDLEHLESKFDLKLGRLEDNLKNEIAMVRNEIAMTKMEIKGTLKLHSWMFGTIITLNIGLFLTLVPLLYTVLKGS